In one Betta splendens chromosome 14, fBetSpl5.4, whole genome shotgun sequence genomic region, the following are encoded:
- the tbc1d8b gene encoding TBC1 domain family member 8B isoform X2 has product MWLKPEEILLKNAFKLWVTEKDNEYFVLQRRRGYGEGGGGLTGLLVGTLDTVLDSTSKVAPYRILHHTPDSQVYWSIACGVTKEEIVQHWDWLQQNIMRTLSVFDSSEDITSFVQGKIRGLIAEEGKTSLVLEDDPEKFREALLRFEKWFELPPEEKLVTYYSCSYWKGKVPCQGWLYLSTNFLCFYSYLLGAEVKLVISWDEIWRLEKTSNVILTESIHVLAHGEDHYFSMLLHLNETFVIMEQLADYSIKRLFDKEAFQRQPALSDPLQITKRGLEAHAKSEQFRAFFRLPREENLLEVHESFLWVPFSHFNTLGKICLSENYLCFASQDGSQCHVIIPMREIVNVEKPDSGSRALTVCVRGKRALRFSEVRDYQRLANTIRSRCGISASPQHSASSEAIRGECQSLINHFEDNPEDVTLMVGQKDCSKAVSTEALMTVFHPQDVENLDPKMLKEKMKEQSWNIHFSEYGRGTSMFFTRKTRDLIVRGVPEALRGELWMLFSGAVNDMATHPGYYTELVEQSLGTSTLATDEIERDLHRSLPEHPAFQSDTGISALRRVLTAYAYRNPKIGYCQAMNILTSVLLLYAKEEEAFWLLVAVCERMLPDYFNRRIIGALVDQAVFEDLIRENLPQLVDHMTDLSFFSSVSLSWFLTLFISVLPIESAVNVVDCFFYDGIKAILQLGLAVLDYNMEALISCHDDAEAVTILSKFFDSVTNRDSPLPPTVQQAPVGNNDKASHLKVDISELIREAYEKYGNIRSEEVERSRKRNKLYVIQTLEDTTKQNVIRVVSQEARLNPSHLDDLYNLFKRQHFLSCYWTMQSPALLHHDPSLAYLEQYQLAFQQFSTLFSLLEPWAFCTTKCTLSLWVFRLIDENQDGLVNFKEFCCALDTLYSGSFTHKLKFLFKLHLPPAFTGSPLHLKDQRIQNFIPVTEDSSHLSRLTAFDLPEDGVIRKSPERGRGKVDLQAYLKQWQNEILKKEENIKDLPRINQTQFIQFSKTLYNIFHGDPEEECLYRAVAHVTSLLLRMEEVGRRLQEPSSPPESSKPASSAAADESSNEEASSTTPEGSDTPSSHNSQDAGPDLLHTEWSFSFEQVLASLLNEPAIVSFFERPVDIQTKLEQAKVAQLKLKANK; this is encoded by the exons ATGTGGCTCAAACCCGAAGAGATTCTACTGAAAAACGCGTTCAAATTGTGGGTCACCGAGAAGGATAATGAGTATTTCGTGTTGCAAAGGAGACGGGGGTACGGAGAAGGAGGTGGCGGCTTGACAG GCCTCCTTGTGGGAACACTGGATACTGTGCTGGACTCAACGTCTAAAGTTGCTCCCTACCGCATTCTCCACCACACTCCAGACTCACAGGTGTACTGGTCAATAGCATGTG GTGTTACCAAAGAGGAGATTGTTCAGCACTGGGattggctgcagcagaacatcaTGAGGACACtctctgtttttgattccagtgaAGACATCACCAGCTTTGTACAGGGCAAGATTAGA GGTCTTATTGCTGAGGAAGGAAAGACTTCCCTGGTGCTAGAGGATGATCCCGAGAAGTTTAGAGAAGCTCTTTTGAGGTTTGAGAAGTGGTTTGAGCTGCCACCAGAGGAAAAGCTGGTCACATATTACTCATGTAGCTACTGGAAAGGCAAAGTACCATGCCAGGGCTGGCTCTACCTCAGCACAAACTTCCTGTGCTTTTATTCCTACCTGCTGGGAGCCGAGG TGAAACTTGTGATCTCCTGGGATGAGATCTGGAGGTTGGAGAAAACCTCTAATGTTATTCTCACCGAGAGCATCCATGTCCTGGCTCACGGGGAGGATCACTACTTCTCCATGCTGCTGCACCTTAATGAAACCTTTGTTATCATGGAACAGCTGGCTGACTACTCCATCAAGCGCCTTTTTGATAAAGAGGCCTTCCAGAGGCAGCCGGCACTCTCCGACCCCCTGCAAATCACCAAGAG GGGTCTGGAAGCCCACGCCAAGAGCGAGCAGTTCCGGGCGTTTTTCAGGCTTCCCAGGGAGGAAAACCTTTTGGAGGTGCACGAGAGTTTCCTGTGGGTGCCCTTCAGCCACTTTAACACACTTGGCAAGATCTGTCTGTCCGAAAACTACCTGTGTTTTGCCAGTCAGGACGGAAGCCAGTGCCATGTCATCATTCCCATGCGTGAG ATCGTTAATGTTGAGAAGCCAGACTCCGGCAGCCGGGCtctaacagtgtgtgtgcgtgggaaGAGGGCTCTGCGCTTCTCCGAGGTGCGGGACTACCAGCGACTTGCCAACACAATCCGGAGCAGATGTGGGATCAGCGCCAGCCCACAGCACTCTGCTTCATCCGAG GCCATTCGGGGGGAGTGTCAGTCTCTCATAAATCATTTTGAGGACAATCCAGAGGACGTAACGCTGATGGTTGGACAGAAGGACTGCAGCAAGGCTGtgagcacagaggcactcatgaCTGTGTTCCACCCCCAGGATGTCGAAAACCTTGACCCCAAAATG CTTAAAGAAAAGATGAAGGAACAGTCTTGGAACATTCACTTCTCTGAGTACGGACGGGGAACCAGTATGTTCTTCACCAGGAAGACACGAGACCTGATTGTTCGCGGTGTCCCTGAGGCTTTGAGGGGGGAGCTGTGGATGCTTTTTTCAG GAGCTGTCAACGACATGGCCACTCACCCCGGATATTACACGGAGCTCGTTGAACAGTCTCTGGGCACCAGCACGCTGGCTACAGACGAGATCGAGAGAGACCTGCACCGCTCTCTGCCAGAGCATCCTGCTTTTCAGAGCGACACGGGGATCTCGGCTCTGCGCAGAGTCCTCACTGCTTACGCATACAGGAACCCTAAAATCGGCTACTGCCAG gCTATGAACATTCTCACCTCAGTTCTCCTGCTCTACGCTAAAGAAGAGGAGGCTTTCTGGCTCTTAGTAGCTGTCTGTGAGAGGATGCTGCCAGATTACTTTAACCGCCGAATTATTG GCGCTTTGGTCGACCAGGCGGTATTCGAGGACTTGATACGAGAAAACCTCCCGCAGCTCGTGGACCACATGACCGACCTGAGCTTCTTTTCATCCGTGTCCTTGTCCTGGTTCCTCACTCTCTTCATCAGTGTCCTGCCAATAGAGAGCGCCGTGAATGTGGTGGACTGTTTTTTCTATGACGGCATCAAAGCCATCCTTCAGCTTGGCCTGGCCGTCCTGGACTACAACATGGAAGCTCTGATCAGCTGTCACGACGATGCAGAGGCCGTCACCATACTCAGCAA atTCTTTGACAGCGTGACAAACAGAGACAGCCCATTGCCTCCGACAGTACAACAAGCCCCAGTGGGCAATAATGATAAAGCATCCCACTTAAAGGTGGACATCAGTGAACTGATCCGAGAGGCCTATGAG AAATATGGAAATATTCGTTCAGAGGAAGTTGAACGTTCACGAAAAAGAAATAAACTGTATGTGATCCAGACGCTGGAGGATACAACCAAACAAAATGTT ATTCGGGTGGTGTCCCAAGAAGCCAGATTAAATCCCTCACACCTGGACGACCTTTACAATTTGTTCAAA aGGCAGCATTTCCTCAGCTGCTACTGGACGATGCAGAGTCCAGCTTTACTCCACCATGACCCCAGTCTAGCCTACCTGGAGCAGTACCAGCTGGCGTTCCAGCAGTTCAGCACGCTCTTCTCTCTGCTGGAGCCCTGGGCGTTCTGCACCACCAAGTGCACCCTCTCCCTCTGGGTCTTCCGCCTGATCGACGAGAACCAGGACGGCCTCGTCAACTTCAAGGAGTTCTGCTGTGCCCTCG ATACTTTGTACAGTGGATCTTTCACACATAAGCTGAAATTCCTCTTCAAGCTGCACCTTCCACCAG CTTTTACAGGAAGTCCTTTGCACTTAAAGGACCAAAGAATCCAGAACTTTATTCCAGTGACTGAAGACTCCTCTCACTTGAGTCGACTCACTG CATTTGATCTTCCGGAGGATGGTGTGATAAGGAAAAGCCCCGAAAGAG GAAGGGGAAAGGTGGATCTGCAGGCCTACTTGAAACAATGGCAAAATGAAATTCTtaagaaagaggaaaacatcAAGGATCTGCCCCGAATTAATCAG ACTCAATTCATCCAGTTCTCCAAGACCCTGTACAACATCTTTCATGGTGATCCAGAGGAGGAGTGTCTGTATCGAGCCGTGGCCCACGTGaccagcctcctgctgaggatggaggaggtgggacgGAGGCTGCAGGAGCCGAGCAGCCCCCCTGAGTCCTCGAAGCCCGCCAGCAGCGCGGCTGCAGACGAGTCCTCAAACGAGGAGGCGTCCTCCACCACCCCGGAGGGCTCCGACACCCCCAGCTCCCACAACAGTCAGGATGCGGGGCCCGACCTCTTGCACACCGAGTGGTCGTTCTCCTTCGAGCAGGTCCTGGCGTCTCTGCTCAACGAGCCGGCTATAGTCAGTTTCTTCGAGAGGCCTGTTGACATCCAGACTAAGCTGGAACAAGCTAAGGTTGCCCAGCTGAAGTTAAAGGCGAATAAGTGA
- the tbc1d8b gene encoding TBC1 domain family member 8B isoform X1, whose translation MWLKPEEILLKNAFKLWVTEKDNEYFVLQRRRGYGEGGGGLTGDAACVKVSGRMCSIMLIVAGLLVGTLDTVLDSTSKVAPYRILHHTPDSQVYWSIACGVTKEEIVQHWDWLQQNIMRTLSVFDSSEDITSFVQGKIRGLIAEEGKTSLVLEDDPEKFREALLRFEKWFELPPEEKLVTYYSCSYWKGKVPCQGWLYLSTNFLCFYSYLLGAEVKLVISWDEIWRLEKTSNVILTESIHVLAHGEDHYFSMLLHLNETFVIMEQLADYSIKRLFDKEAFQRQPALSDPLQITKRGLEAHAKSEQFRAFFRLPREENLLEVHESFLWVPFSHFNTLGKICLSENYLCFASQDGSQCHVIIPMREIVNVEKPDSGSRALTVCVRGKRALRFSEVRDYQRLANTIRSRCGISASPQHSASSEAIRGECQSLINHFEDNPEDVTLMVGQKDCSKAVSTEALMTVFHPQDVENLDPKMLKEKMKEQSWNIHFSEYGRGTSMFFTRKTRDLIVRGVPEALRGELWMLFSGAVNDMATHPGYYTELVEQSLGTSTLATDEIERDLHRSLPEHPAFQSDTGISALRRVLTAYAYRNPKIGYCQAMNILTSVLLLYAKEEEAFWLLVAVCERMLPDYFNRRIIGALVDQAVFEDLIRENLPQLVDHMTDLSFFSSVSLSWFLTLFISVLPIESAVNVVDCFFYDGIKAILQLGLAVLDYNMEALISCHDDAEAVTILSKFFDSVTNRDSPLPPTVQQAPVGNNDKASHLKVDISELIREAYEKYGNIRSEEVERSRKRNKLYVIQTLEDTTKQNVIRVVSQEARLNPSHLDDLYNLFKRQHFLSCYWTMQSPALLHHDPSLAYLEQYQLAFQQFSTLFSLLEPWAFCTTKCTLSLWVFRLIDENQDGLVNFKEFCCALDTLYSGSFTHKLKFLFKLHLPPAFTGSPLHLKDQRIQNFIPVTEDSSHLSRLTAFDLPEDGVIRKSPERGRGKVDLQAYLKQWQNEILKKEENIKDLPRINQTQFIQFSKTLYNIFHGDPEEECLYRAVAHVTSLLLRMEEVGRRLQEPSSPPESSKPASSAAADESSNEEASSTTPEGSDTPSSHNSQDAGPDLLHTEWSFSFEQVLASLLNEPAIVSFFERPVDIQTKLEQAKVAQLKLKANK comes from the exons ATGTGGCTCAAACCCGAAGAGATTCTACTGAAAAACGCGTTCAAATTGTGGGTCACCGAGAAGGATAATGAGTATTTCGTGTTGCAAAGGAGACGGGGGTACGGAGAAGGAGGTGGCGGCTTGACAG GagatgctgcatgtgtgaaggTATCTGGAAGAATGTGTTCAATCATGCTGATTGTTGCAGGCCTCCTTGTGGGAACACTGGATACTGTGCTGGACTCAACGTCTAAAGTTGCTCCCTACCGCATTCTCCACCACACTCCAGACTCACAGGTGTACTGGTCAATAGCATGTG GTGTTACCAAAGAGGAGATTGTTCAGCACTGGGattggctgcagcagaacatcaTGAGGACACtctctgtttttgattccagtgaAGACATCACCAGCTTTGTACAGGGCAAGATTAGA GGTCTTATTGCTGAGGAAGGAAAGACTTCCCTGGTGCTAGAGGATGATCCCGAGAAGTTTAGAGAAGCTCTTTTGAGGTTTGAGAAGTGGTTTGAGCTGCCACCAGAGGAAAAGCTGGTCACATATTACTCATGTAGCTACTGGAAAGGCAAAGTACCATGCCAGGGCTGGCTCTACCTCAGCACAAACTTCCTGTGCTTTTATTCCTACCTGCTGGGAGCCGAGG TGAAACTTGTGATCTCCTGGGATGAGATCTGGAGGTTGGAGAAAACCTCTAATGTTATTCTCACCGAGAGCATCCATGTCCTGGCTCACGGGGAGGATCACTACTTCTCCATGCTGCTGCACCTTAATGAAACCTTTGTTATCATGGAACAGCTGGCTGACTACTCCATCAAGCGCCTTTTTGATAAAGAGGCCTTCCAGAGGCAGCCGGCACTCTCCGACCCCCTGCAAATCACCAAGAG GGGTCTGGAAGCCCACGCCAAGAGCGAGCAGTTCCGGGCGTTTTTCAGGCTTCCCAGGGAGGAAAACCTTTTGGAGGTGCACGAGAGTTTCCTGTGGGTGCCCTTCAGCCACTTTAACACACTTGGCAAGATCTGTCTGTCCGAAAACTACCTGTGTTTTGCCAGTCAGGACGGAAGCCAGTGCCATGTCATCATTCCCATGCGTGAG ATCGTTAATGTTGAGAAGCCAGACTCCGGCAGCCGGGCtctaacagtgtgtgtgcgtgggaaGAGGGCTCTGCGCTTCTCCGAGGTGCGGGACTACCAGCGACTTGCCAACACAATCCGGAGCAGATGTGGGATCAGCGCCAGCCCACAGCACTCTGCTTCATCCGAG GCCATTCGGGGGGAGTGTCAGTCTCTCATAAATCATTTTGAGGACAATCCAGAGGACGTAACGCTGATGGTTGGACAGAAGGACTGCAGCAAGGCTGtgagcacagaggcactcatgaCTGTGTTCCACCCCCAGGATGTCGAAAACCTTGACCCCAAAATG CTTAAAGAAAAGATGAAGGAACAGTCTTGGAACATTCACTTCTCTGAGTACGGACGGGGAACCAGTATGTTCTTCACCAGGAAGACACGAGACCTGATTGTTCGCGGTGTCCCTGAGGCTTTGAGGGGGGAGCTGTGGATGCTTTTTTCAG GAGCTGTCAACGACATGGCCACTCACCCCGGATATTACACGGAGCTCGTTGAACAGTCTCTGGGCACCAGCACGCTGGCTACAGACGAGATCGAGAGAGACCTGCACCGCTCTCTGCCAGAGCATCCTGCTTTTCAGAGCGACACGGGGATCTCGGCTCTGCGCAGAGTCCTCACTGCTTACGCATACAGGAACCCTAAAATCGGCTACTGCCAG gCTATGAACATTCTCACCTCAGTTCTCCTGCTCTACGCTAAAGAAGAGGAGGCTTTCTGGCTCTTAGTAGCTGTCTGTGAGAGGATGCTGCCAGATTACTTTAACCGCCGAATTATTG GCGCTTTGGTCGACCAGGCGGTATTCGAGGACTTGATACGAGAAAACCTCCCGCAGCTCGTGGACCACATGACCGACCTGAGCTTCTTTTCATCCGTGTCCTTGTCCTGGTTCCTCACTCTCTTCATCAGTGTCCTGCCAATAGAGAGCGCCGTGAATGTGGTGGACTGTTTTTTCTATGACGGCATCAAAGCCATCCTTCAGCTTGGCCTGGCCGTCCTGGACTACAACATGGAAGCTCTGATCAGCTGTCACGACGATGCAGAGGCCGTCACCATACTCAGCAA atTCTTTGACAGCGTGACAAACAGAGACAGCCCATTGCCTCCGACAGTACAACAAGCCCCAGTGGGCAATAATGATAAAGCATCCCACTTAAAGGTGGACATCAGTGAACTGATCCGAGAGGCCTATGAG AAATATGGAAATATTCGTTCAGAGGAAGTTGAACGTTCACGAAAAAGAAATAAACTGTATGTGATCCAGACGCTGGAGGATACAACCAAACAAAATGTT ATTCGGGTGGTGTCCCAAGAAGCCAGATTAAATCCCTCACACCTGGACGACCTTTACAATTTGTTCAAA aGGCAGCATTTCCTCAGCTGCTACTGGACGATGCAGAGTCCAGCTTTACTCCACCATGACCCCAGTCTAGCCTACCTGGAGCAGTACCAGCTGGCGTTCCAGCAGTTCAGCACGCTCTTCTCTCTGCTGGAGCCCTGGGCGTTCTGCACCACCAAGTGCACCCTCTCCCTCTGGGTCTTCCGCCTGATCGACGAGAACCAGGACGGCCTCGTCAACTTCAAGGAGTTCTGCTGTGCCCTCG ATACTTTGTACAGTGGATCTTTCACACATAAGCTGAAATTCCTCTTCAAGCTGCACCTTCCACCAG CTTTTACAGGAAGTCCTTTGCACTTAAAGGACCAAAGAATCCAGAACTTTATTCCAGTGACTGAAGACTCCTCTCACTTGAGTCGACTCACTG CATTTGATCTTCCGGAGGATGGTGTGATAAGGAAAAGCCCCGAAAGAG GAAGGGGAAAGGTGGATCTGCAGGCCTACTTGAAACAATGGCAAAATGAAATTCTtaagaaagaggaaaacatcAAGGATCTGCCCCGAATTAATCAG ACTCAATTCATCCAGTTCTCCAAGACCCTGTACAACATCTTTCATGGTGATCCAGAGGAGGAGTGTCTGTATCGAGCCGTGGCCCACGTGaccagcctcctgctgaggatggaggaggtgggacgGAGGCTGCAGGAGCCGAGCAGCCCCCCTGAGTCCTCGAAGCCCGCCAGCAGCGCGGCTGCAGACGAGTCCTCAAACGAGGAGGCGTCCTCCACCACCCCGGAGGGCTCCGACACCCCCAGCTCCCACAACAGTCAGGATGCGGGGCCCGACCTCTTGCACACCGAGTGGTCGTTCTCCTTCGAGCAGGTCCTGGCGTCTCTGCTCAACGAGCCGGCTATAGTCAGTTTCTTCGAGAGGCCTGTTGACATCCAGACTAAGCTGGAACAAGCTAAGGTTGCCCAGCTGAAGTTAAAGGCGAATAAGTGA
- the tbc1d8b gene encoding TBC1 domain family member 8B isoform X3, with protein sequence MWLKPEEILLKNAFKLWVTEKDNEYFVLQRRRGYGEGGGGLTGDAACVKVSGRMCSIMLIVAGLLVGTLDTVLDSTSKVAPYRILHHTPDSQVYWSIACGVTKEEIVQHWDWLQQNIMRTLSVFDSSEDITSFVQGKIRGLIAEEGKTSLVLEDDPEKFREALLRFEKWFELPPEEKLVTYYSCSYWKGKVPCQGWLYLSTNFLCFYSYLLGAEVKLVISWDEIWRLEKTSNVILTESIHVLAHGEDHYFSMLLHLNETFVIMEQLADYSIKRLFDKEAFQRQPALSDPLQITKRGLEAHAKSEQFRAFFRLPREENLLEVHESFLWVPFSHFNTLGKICLSENYLCFASQDGSQCHVIIPMREIVNVEKPDSGSRALTVCVRGKRALRFSEVRDYQRLANTIRSRCGISASPQHSASSEAIRGECQSLINHFEDNPEDVTLMVGQKDCSKAVSTEALMTVFHPQDVENLDPKMLKEKMKEQSWNIHFSEYGRGTSMFFTRKTRDLIVRGVPEALRGELWMLFSGAVNDMATHPGYYTELVEQSLGTSTLATDEIERDLHRSLPEHPAFQSDTGISALRRVLTAYAYRNPKIGYCQAMNILTSVLLLYAKEEEAFWLLVAVCERMLPDYFNRRIIGALVDQAVFEDLIRENLPQLVDHMTDLSFFSSVSLSWFLTLFISVLPIESAVNVVDCFFYDGIKAILQLGLAVLDYNMEALISCHDDAEAVTILSKFFDSVTNRDSPLPPTVQQAPVGNNDKASHLKVDISELIREAYEKYGNIRSEEVERSRKRNKLYVIQTLEDTTKQNVIRVVSQEARLNPSHLDDLYNLFKRQHFLSCYWTMQSPALLHHDPSLAYLEQYQLAFQQFSTLFSLLEPWAFCTTKCTLSLWVFRLIDENQDGLVNFKEFCCALDTLYSGSFTHKLKFLFKLHLPPAFDLPEDGVIRKSPERGRGKVDLQAYLKQWQNEILKKEENIKDLPRINQTQFIQFSKTLYNIFHGDPEEECLYRAVAHVTSLLLRMEEVGRRLQEPSSPPESSKPASSAAADESSNEEASSTTPEGSDTPSSHNSQDAGPDLLHTEWSFSFEQVLASLLNEPAIVSFFERPVDIQTKLEQAKVAQLKLKANK encoded by the exons ATGTGGCTCAAACCCGAAGAGATTCTACTGAAAAACGCGTTCAAATTGTGGGTCACCGAGAAGGATAATGAGTATTTCGTGTTGCAAAGGAGACGGGGGTACGGAGAAGGAGGTGGCGGCTTGACAG GagatgctgcatgtgtgaaggTATCTGGAAGAATGTGTTCAATCATGCTGATTGTTGCAGGCCTCCTTGTGGGAACACTGGATACTGTGCTGGACTCAACGTCTAAAGTTGCTCCCTACCGCATTCTCCACCACACTCCAGACTCACAGGTGTACTGGTCAATAGCATGTG GTGTTACCAAAGAGGAGATTGTTCAGCACTGGGattggctgcagcagaacatcaTGAGGACACtctctgtttttgattccagtgaAGACATCACCAGCTTTGTACAGGGCAAGATTAGA GGTCTTATTGCTGAGGAAGGAAAGACTTCCCTGGTGCTAGAGGATGATCCCGAGAAGTTTAGAGAAGCTCTTTTGAGGTTTGAGAAGTGGTTTGAGCTGCCACCAGAGGAAAAGCTGGTCACATATTACTCATGTAGCTACTGGAAAGGCAAAGTACCATGCCAGGGCTGGCTCTACCTCAGCACAAACTTCCTGTGCTTTTATTCCTACCTGCTGGGAGCCGAGG TGAAACTTGTGATCTCCTGGGATGAGATCTGGAGGTTGGAGAAAACCTCTAATGTTATTCTCACCGAGAGCATCCATGTCCTGGCTCACGGGGAGGATCACTACTTCTCCATGCTGCTGCACCTTAATGAAACCTTTGTTATCATGGAACAGCTGGCTGACTACTCCATCAAGCGCCTTTTTGATAAAGAGGCCTTCCAGAGGCAGCCGGCACTCTCCGACCCCCTGCAAATCACCAAGAG GGGTCTGGAAGCCCACGCCAAGAGCGAGCAGTTCCGGGCGTTTTTCAGGCTTCCCAGGGAGGAAAACCTTTTGGAGGTGCACGAGAGTTTCCTGTGGGTGCCCTTCAGCCACTTTAACACACTTGGCAAGATCTGTCTGTCCGAAAACTACCTGTGTTTTGCCAGTCAGGACGGAAGCCAGTGCCATGTCATCATTCCCATGCGTGAG ATCGTTAATGTTGAGAAGCCAGACTCCGGCAGCCGGGCtctaacagtgtgtgtgcgtgggaaGAGGGCTCTGCGCTTCTCCGAGGTGCGGGACTACCAGCGACTTGCCAACACAATCCGGAGCAGATGTGGGATCAGCGCCAGCCCACAGCACTCTGCTTCATCCGAG GCCATTCGGGGGGAGTGTCAGTCTCTCATAAATCATTTTGAGGACAATCCAGAGGACGTAACGCTGATGGTTGGACAGAAGGACTGCAGCAAGGCTGtgagcacagaggcactcatgaCTGTGTTCCACCCCCAGGATGTCGAAAACCTTGACCCCAAAATG CTTAAAGAAAAGATGAAGGAACAGTCTTGGAACATTCACTTCTCTGAGTACGGACGGGGAACCAGTATGTTCTTCACCAGGAAGACACGAGACCTGATTGTTCGCGGTGTCCCTGAGGCTTTGAGGGGGGAGCTGTGGATGCTTTTTTCAG GAGCTGTCAACGACATGGCCACTCACCCCGGATATTACACGGAGCTCGTTGAACAGTCTCTGGGCACCAGCACGCTGGCTACAGACGAGATCGAGAGAGACCTGCACCGCTCTCTGCCAGAGCATCCTGCTTTTCAGAGCGACACGGGGATCTCGGCTCTGCGCAGAGTCCTCACTGCTTACGCATACAGGAACCCTAAAATCGGCTACTGCCAG gCTATGAACATTCTCACCTCAGTTCTCCTGCTCTACGCTAAAGAAGAGGAGGCTTTCTGGCTCTTAGTAGCTGTCTGTGAGAGGATGCTGCCAGATTACTTTAACCGCCGAATTATTG GCGCTTTGGTCGACCAGGCGGTATTCGAGGACTTGATACGAGAAAACCTCCCGCAGCTCGTGGACCACATGACCGACCTGAGCTTCTTTTCATCCGTGTCCTTGTCCTGGTTCCTCACTCTCTTCATCAGTGTCCTGCCAATAGAGAGCGCCGTGAATGTGGTGGACTGTTTTTTCTATGACGGCATCAAAGCCATCCTTCAGCTTGGCCTGGCCGTCCTGGACTACAACATGGAAGCTCTGATCAGCTGTCACGACGATGCAGAGGCCGTCACCATACTCAGCAA atTCTTTGACAGCGTGACAAACAGAGACAGCCCATTGCCTCCGACAGTACAACAAGCCCCAGTGGGCAATAATGATAAAGCATCCCACTTAAAGGTGGACATCAGTGAACTGATCCGAGAGGCCTATGAG AAATATGGAAATATTCGTTCAGAGGAAGTTGAACGTTCACGAAAAAGAAATAAACTGTATGTGATCCAGACGCTGGAGGATACAACCAAACAAAATGTT ATTCGGGTGGTGTCCCAAGAAGCCAGATTAAATCCCTCACACCTGGACGACCTTTACAATTTGTTCAAA aGGCAGCATTTCCTCAGCTGCTACTGGACGATGCAGAGTCCAGCTTTACTCCACCATGACCCCAGTCTAGCCTACCTGGAGCAGTACCAGCTGGCGTTCCAGCAGTTCAGCACGCTCTTCTCTCTGCTGGAGCCCTGGGCGTTCTGCACCACCAAGTGCACCCTCTCCCTCTGGGTCTTCCGCCTGATCGACGAGAACCAGGACGGCCTCGTCAACTTCAAGGAGTTCTGCTGTGCCCTCG ATACTTTGTACAGTGGATCTTTCACACATAAGCTGAAATTCCTCTTCAAGCTGCACCTTCCACCAG CATTTGATCTTCCGGAGGATGGTGTGATAAGGAAAAGCCCCGAAAGAG GAAGGGGAAAGGTGGATCTGCAGGCCTACTTGAAACAATGGCAAAATGAAATTCTtaagaaagaggaaaacatcAAGGATCTGCCCCGAATTAATCAG ACTCAATTCATCCAGTTCTCCAAGACCCTGTACAACATCTTTCATGGTGATCCAGAGGAGGAGTGTCTGTATCGAGCCGTGGCCCACGTGaccagcctcctgctgaggatggaggaggtgggacgGAGGCTGCAGGAGCCGAGCAGCCCCCCTGAGTCCTCGAAGCCCGCCAGCAGCGCGGCTGCAGACGAGTCCTCAAACGAGGAGGCGTCCTCCACCACCCCGGAGGGCTCCGACACCCCCAGCTCCCACAACAGTCAGGATGCGGGGCCCGACCTCTTGCACACCGAGTGGTCGTTCTCCTTCGAGCAGGTCCTGGCGTCTCTGCTCAACGAGCCGGCTATAGTCAGTTTCTTCGAGAGGCCTGTTGACATCCAGACTAAGCTGGAACAAGCTAAGGTTGCCCAGCTGAAGTTAAAGGCGAATAAGTGA